The following proteins come from a genomic window of Clupea harengus chromosome 22, Ch_v2.0.2, whole genome shotgun sequence:
- the LOC105907032 gene encoding zona pellucida sperm-binding protein 3-like produces the protein MGPVLCLVIFGLAVTITNAVDFSVECEEETVTVSWPMGLQNQPDIDPSHVRLGYCTPDSNSVIPGGARAVFEFKEWRCGAEMMALKENLVWSTELTYVPDSGTDEFFLKNVVCVYQRAAGWTPRTFKPVIETYGTGKLVFSMSLMNADFSGPAVTSVYQLGGFIPISASVDQQAHQPLLLLLEECVASTDAQLGPNAEIYPFINNKGCFVDSRKTMSSFQPRQRSSEIRLYLQAFAFALGKEVYIHCKLVAWDENVLNAGMKACHDKNGSWELLDDPAQSSLCDCCDYGGDYGCNSRKRRALGGKGMTREAVVGPLVIEREG, from the exons ATGggtcctgtgttgtgtttggtcatTTTTGGGTTGGCTGTTACCATTACAAATGCAG TGGACTTCTCTGTGGAGTGTGAGGAAGAGACTGTGACTGTGAGCTGGCCAATGGGACTGCAGAACCAACCAGACATTGATCCTTCTCATGTCCGTCTGGGTTACTGTACTCCGGATAGTAACTCTGTAATACCGGGTGGCGCACGGGCTGTGTTCGAGTTTAAGGAGTGGCGATGTGGGGCGGAGATGATG gcattGAAGGAGAATCTGGTCTGGTCTACGGAGTTAACCTATGTTCCTGACTCTGGAACTGACGAGTTCTTCCTTAagaatgttgtttgtgtgtaccaaAG GGCTGCTGGTTGGACTCCACGAACTTTCAAACCTGTGATTGAAACCTATGGCACTGGTAAACTGGTGTTCAGTATGAGCCTGATGAACG CTGACTTCAGTGGTCCGGCGGTGACTAGTGTGTACCAGCTGGGCGGCTTCATCCCCATCTCTGCTTCAGTGGACCAGCAGGCCCATCAGccattgctgctgttgctggagGAATGTGTGGCTTCTACTGACGCTCAGCTAGGGCCTAATGCCGAGATCTACCCTTTTATCAACAACAAGGG GTGTTTTGTCGATAGCCGCAAGACCATGTCTAGTTTCCAACCTCGGCAAAGAAGCTCTGAAATCCGTCTCTATTTGCAAGCCTTTGCATTTGCTCTTGGCAAGGAG GTCTACATCCACTGTAAGCTTGTGGCATGGGATGAAAATGTCTTGAATGCAGGGATGAAGGCCTGCCATGACAAGAATGGAAG TTGGGAGCTCCTTGATGACCCTGCCCAGAGTTCTCTCTGCGACTGCTGTGACTATGGTGGTGACTATGGCTGCAATTCCAGAAAGAGGAGGGCATTGG GTGGTAAAGGGATGACCAGGGAAGCTGTGGTTGGACCACTGGTTATTGAGCGTGAAGGCTAG
- the LOC116218412 gene encoding zona pellucida sperm-binding protein 3-like isoform X1, giving the protein MVLQLEVFLLVVASLCAVFAKHDIQIECGKGVVLVRLRVGPELSVNVSRILLGSCYATEFVPLPEGGGDLFFHYALTACHFKKMITEEAVVYKNTLAYRPESKPKPAALSFPVECAYKRKKAWTPAFLNPGFASAEGHSQLSFHMGLLNENLTGPAQSNSFPVGSFIPVWAYVEQHAHQPLVLLLDECVASNSIELEPTTKVYPIITNHGCLDDGKNGNSLFLPRYESSAVVLYLQAFSSSLEKVYIHCKLVAWDPNIFDEGKKMCNFNKEFGGWELLDDPSRSAVCSCCDRVCKHRARRDVDSEPQGLVQNAVLGPLIITKN; this is encoded by the exons ATGGTTCTTCAGCTAGAAGTTTTTCTTTTGGTAGTTGCCAGTCTATGTGCTGTGTTTGCAAAACATG atATCCAAATAGAATGTGGAAAAGGCGTTGTGTTGGTGAGATTGAGGGTGGGACCGGAGCTGTCTGTGAATGTCTCCCGAATTTTACTTGGCAGCTGCTACGCGACGGAATTTGTTCCACTTCCAGAAGGTGGAGGGGACCTGTTTTTTCATTATGCATTAACTGCATGCCATTTTAAAAAGATG ATCACTGAAGAGGCGGTCgtctacaaaaacacacttgcatacagGCCAGAGTCTAAGCCTAAGCCAGCTGCATTATCCTTTCCTGTTGAATGTGCATATAAAAG aaaaaaggcttGGACTCCTGCCTTCCTGAATCCTGGCTTCGCCAGTGCTGAGGGTCACAGCCAACTCTCCTTCCACATGGGGCTCCTTAATG AGAATCTCACTGGCCCAGCACAGTCCAACTCCTTTCCCGTGGGCTCCTTCATCCCTGTGTGGGCTTATGTGGAGCAGCACGCCCATCAGCCCTTGGTGCTGCTCCTGGATGAGTGTGTTGCATCGAACAGCATAGAGTTGGAGCCAACAACAAAGGTCTATCCAATCATCACTAACCATGG GTGTCTTGATGATGGGAAGAATGGAAACTCTTTGTTTCTGCCCAGATACGAGTCTTCTGCAGTTGTTCTTTACTTGCAAGCCTTTAGTTCTTCTCTGGAAAAA GTATACATCCACTGTAAACTTGTGGCATGGGACCCAAATATTTTTGATGAGGGCAAGAAGATGTGCAACTTTAACAAGGAGTTTGGAGG TTGGGAACTTCTGGACGATCCATCTAGGAGTGCTGTCTGCAGTTGCTGTGACAGGGTCTGCAAACACCGTGCTAGGCGGGATGTGGACTCCG AACCTCAAGGGCTTGTTCAGAATGCAGTACTGGGGCCACTGATCATCACGAAAAACTAA
- the LOC116218412 gene encoding zona pellucida sperm-binding protein 3-like isoform X2, which translates to MVLQLEVFLLVVASLCAVFAKHDIQIECGKGVVLVRLRVGPELSVNVSRILLGSCYATEFVPLPEGGGDLFFHYALTACHFKKMITEEAVVYKNTLAYRPESKPKPAALSFPVECAYKRKKAWTPAFLNPGFASAEGHSQLSFHMGLLNENLTGPAQSNSFPVGSFIPVWAYVEQHAHQPLVLLLDECVASNSIELEPTTKVYPIITNHGCLDDGKNGNSLFLPRYESSAVVLYLQAFSSSLEKRGGWDAMVEYMSRKVYTDRGDVFLLDCA; encoded by the exons ATGGTTCTTCAGCTAGAAGTTTTTCTTTTGGTAGTTGCCAGTCTATGTGCTGTGTTTGCAAAACATG atATCCAAATAGAATGTGGAAAAGGCGTTGTGTTGGTGAGATTGAGGGTGGGACCGGAGCTGTCTGTGAATGTCTCCCGAATTTTACTTGGCAGCTGCTACGCGACGGAATTTGTTCCACTTCCAGAAGGTGGAGGGGACCTGTTTTTTCATTATGCATTAACTGCATGCCATTTTAAAAAGATG ATCACTGAAGAGGCGGTCgtctacaaaaacacacttgcatacagGCCAGAGTCTAAGCCTAAGCCAGCTGCATTATCCTTTCCTGTTGAATGTGCATATAAAAG aaaaaaggcttGGACTCCTGCCTTCCTGAATCCTGGCTTCGCCAGTGCTGAGGGTCACAGCCAACTCTCCTTCCACATGGGGCTCCTTAATG AGAATCTCACTGGCCCAGCACAGTCCAACTCCTTTCCCGTGGGCTCCTTCATCCCTGTGTGGGCTTATGTGGAGCAGCACGCCCATCAGCCCTTGGTGCTGCTCCTGGATGAGTGTGTTGCATCGAACAGCATAGAGTTGGAGCCAACAACAAAGGTCTATCCAATCATCACTAACCATGG GTGTCTTGATGATGGGAAGAATGGAAACTCTTTGTTTCTGCCCAGATACGAGTCTTCTGCAGTTGTTCTTTACTTGCAAGCCTTTAGTTCTTCTCTGGAAAAA CGGGGTGGATGGGATGCCATGGTAGAGTACATGTCCAGAAAAGTCTATACAGATCGAGGGGATGTGTTTTTGCTGGACTGTGCTTAA
- the nedd8l gene encoding NEDD8 ubiquitin like modifier, like, which produces MLIKVKTLTGKEIEIDIEPTDKVERIKERVEEKEGIPPQQQRLIYSGKQMNDEKTAADYKIQGGSVLHLVLALRGGSVSHCPSLALSPV; this is translated from the exons ATGTTGATCAAAGTAAAG ACTCTGACAGGCAAGGAAATAGAAATTGACATAGAACCTACAGACAAG GTTGAGAGAATCAAAGAAAGGgtggaagaaaaagaggggatTCCTCCCCAGCAACAGAGACTTATCTACAGCGGGAAACAAAT GAATGATGAAAAGACAGCTGCTGACTACAAGATTCAGGGAGGGTCTGTGTTGCACTTAGTTTTGGCCCTCAGAGGAGGCAGTGTCTCCCACTGTCCCAGCCTTGCCCTGTCACCTGTGTAA
- the LOC116218375 gene encoding zona pellucida sperm-binding protein 3-like: MVLQQEVFLLVVASLCAVFAKHDIQIECGKGVVLVRLRVGPELSVNVSRILLGSCYATEFVPLPEGGGDLFFHYALTACHFKKMITEEAVVYKNTLAYRPESKPKPAALSFPVECAYKRKKAWTPAFLNPGFASAEGHSQLSFHMGLLNENLTGPAQSNSFPVGSFIPVWAYVEQHAHQPLVLLLDECVASNSIELEPTTKVYPIITNHGCLDDGKNGNSLFLPRYESSAVVLYLQAFSSSLEKGLQSNHGFDEVYIHCKLVAWDPNIFDEGKKMCNFNKEFGGWELLDDPSRSAVCSCCDRVCKHRARRDVDSEPQGLVQNAVLGPLIITKN, translated from the exons ATGGTTCTTCAGCAAGAAGTTTTTCTTTTGGTAGTTGCCAGTCTATGTGCTGTGTTTGCAAAACATG atATCCAAATAGAATGTGGAAAAGGCGTTGTGTTGGTGAGATTGAGGGTGGGACCGGAGCTGTCTGTGAATGTCTCCCGAATTTTACTTGGCAGCTGCTACGCGACGGAATTTGTTCCACTTCCAGAAGGTGGAGGGGACCTGTTTTTTCATTATGCATTAACTGCATGCCATTTTAAAAAGATG ATCACTGAAGAGGCGGTCgtctacaaaaacacacttgcatacagGCCAGAGTCTAAGCCTAAGCCAGCTGCATTATCCTTTCCTGTTGAATGTGCATATAAAAG aaaaaaggcttGGACTCCTGCCTTCCTGAATCCTGGCTTCGCCAGTGCTGAGGGTCACAGCCAACTCTCCTTCCACATGGGGCTCCTTAATG AGAATCTCACTGGCCCAGCACAGTCCAACTCCTTTCCCGTGGGCTCCTTCATCCCTGTGTGGGCTTATGTGGAGCAGCACGCCCATCAGCCCTTGGTGCTGCTCCTGGATGAGTGTGTTGCATCAAACAGCATAGAGTTGGAGCCAACAACAAAGGTCTATCCAATCATCACTAACCATGG GTGTCTTGATGATGGGAAGAATGGAAACTCTTTGTTTCTGCCCAGATACGAGTCTTCTGCAGTTGTTCTTTACTTGCAAGCCTTTAGTTCTTCTCTGGAAAAA GGATTACAATCCAATCATGGCTTTGATGAG GTATACATCCACTGTAAACTTGTGGCATGGGACCCAAATATTTTTGATGAGGGCAAGAAGATGTGCAACTTTAACAAGGAGTTTGGAGG TTGGGAACTTCTGGACGATCCATCTAGGAGTGCTGTCTGCAGTTGCTGTGACAGGGTCTGCAAACACCGTGCTAGGCGGGATGTGGACTCCG AACCTCAAGGGCTTGTTCAGAATGCAGTACTGGGGCCACTGATCATCACGAAAAACTAA
- the LOC105907033 gene encoding zona pellucida sperm-binding protein 3-like — translation MGPVLCLVIFGLAVTITNAVDFSVECEEETVTVSWPMGLQNQPDIDPSHVRLGYCTPDSNSVIPGGARAVFEFKEWRCGAEMMALKENLVWSTELTYVPDSGTDEFFLKNVVCVYQRAAGWTPRTFKPVIETYGTGKLVFSMSLMNADFSGPAVTSVYQLGGFIPISASVDQQAHQPLLLLLEECVASTDAQLGPDAEIYPFINNKGCFVDSRKTMSSFQPRQRSSEIRLYLQAFAFALGKEVYIHCKLVAWDENVLNAGMKACHDKNGSWELLDDPAQSSLCDCCDYGGDYGCNSRKRRALGGKGMTREAVVGPLVIEREG, via the exons ATGggtcctgtgttgtgtttggtcatTTTTGGGTTGGCTGTTACCATTACAAATGCAG TGGACTTCTCTGTGGAGTGTGAGGAAGAGACTGTGACTGTGAGCTGGCCAATGGGACTGCAGAACCAACCAGACATTGATCCTTCTCATGTCCGTCTGGGTTACTGTACTCCGGATAGTAACTCTGTAATACCGGGTGGCGCACGGGCTGTGTTCGAGTTTAAGGAGTGGCGATGTGGGGCGGAGATGATG GCATTGAAGGAGAATCTGGTCTGGTCTACGGAGTTAACCTATGTTCCTGACTCTGGAACTGACGAGTTCTTCCTTAagaatgttgtttgtgtgtaccaaAG GGCTGCTGGTTGGACTCCACGAACTTTCAAACCTGTGATTGAAACCTATGGCACTGGTAAACTGGTGTTCAGTATGAGCCTGATGAACG CTGACTTCAGTGGTCCGGCGGTGACTAGTGTGTACCAGCTGGGCGGCTTCATCCCAATCTCTGCTTCAGTGGACCAGCAGGCCCACCAGccattgctgctgttgctggagGAATGTGTGGCTTCTACTGACGCTCAGCTAGGGCCTGATGCTGAGATCTACCCTTTTATCAACAACAAGGG GTGTTTTGTCGATAGCCGCAAGACCATGTCTAGTTTCCAACCTCGGCAAAGAAGCTCTGAAATCCGTCTCTATTTGCAAGCCTTTGCATTTGCTCTTGGCAAGGAG GTCTACATCCACTGTAAGCTTGTGGCATGGGATGAAAATGTCTTGAATGCAGGGATGAAGGCCTGCCATGACAAGAATGGAAG TTGGGAGCTCCTTGACGACCCTGCCCAGAGTTCTCTCTGCGACTGCTGTGACTATGGTGGTGACTATGGCTGCAATTCCAGAAAGAGGAGGGCATTGG GTGGTAAAGGGATGACCAGGGAAGCTGTGGTTGGACCACTGGTTATTGAGCGTGAAGGCTAG